From Podospora bellae-mahoneyi strain CBS 112042 chromosome 3, whole genome shotgun sequence, the proteins below share one genomic window:
- a CDS encoding hypothetical protein (EggNog:ENOG503PCCE; COG:S), which translates to MIPSDIYGATIETTMADVKLLAALSGMSFSSSPGVITRTKCGEMLTKSQHIVLGAVVYYRSGRENIAPNITMKHKITTLLSRPRTEYDAQLHAQLPLSLGNLSFFFTTLFTHPWKHNLSTGPPPALSLQAELKTYPPFVSGSQSRHEVLAPGHWSLKPEAKVVKSTRIVGPIGCFLNPTQTRTWLRGSPGREIEFQTRSVCLDFAVLNKNCTAVLCKCPGGPATFASAVKTTGSFEVLMAVAAVNNVFWGRVGKGVLGTTARELAGWVCKGDQNYKGLRREVTGCIQRALEAGGEEGVVVEGNLELVKVVMANTEVV; encoded by the exons ATGATTCCGTCGGATATCTACGGCGCTACTATCGAGACGACCATGGCTGATGTGAAGCTTTTGGCCGCACTGTCAGGAATGTCGTTTTCAAGCTCACCAGGTGTGATAACGCGGACGAAATGTGGGGAGATGCTCACCAAGTCTCAGCACATAGTTcttggggcggtggtgtacTACCGTTCAGGAAGGGAGAATATCGCGCCCAATATCACCATGAAG CATaaaatcaccaccctcctgtCCAGACCCCGAACGGAATACGACGCCCAACTCCACGCCCAacttcccctctccctcggcaATCTCAGTTTCTTTTTCAcaaccctcttcacccaccCCTGGAAACACAACCTCTCCACTGGCCCAccccccgccctctcctTGCAAGCAGAACTGAAAACTTACCCCCCTTTCGTTTCTGGTTCTCAATCAAGACATGAAGTGTTGGCACCGGGGCATTGGAGTCTGAAGCCTGAGGCAAAAGTGGTGAAATCTACCAGGATCGTCGGACCTATCGGGTGTTTTCTCAACCCGACTCAGACTAGGACTTGGCTGCGTGGAAGTCCGGGGCGGGAGATCGAGTTTCAAACCCGGAGTGTCTGTCTTGACTTTGCAGTACTAAATAAGAATTGCACGGCCGTATTGTGTAAATGCCCCGGTGGACCTGCCACCTTTGCCAGCGCTGTGAAGACAACAGGATCGTTTgaggtgttgatggcggttGCGGCGGTGAATAAcgttttttgggggagggtggggaaaggggtgttGGGTACTACGGCGAGGGAGTTAGCAGGCTGGGTTTGTAAAGGGGATCAGAATTAcaaggggttgaggagggaggtgacgggTTGTATACAACGGGCGTTGGAggctggtggagaggagggggtggtggtggaggggaatttggagctggtcaaggttGTTATGGCTAATACGGAGGTGGTGtag
- a CDS encoding hypothetical protein (EggNog:ENOG50; COG:S), giving the protein MSSENPEETTIGIAALVAAVAALLFAVVQTIAALAQLLVPPFLSLSWNPQYRMPVLTMPGLRSEPVVTMERDPSNAEFRPGKNYDKKRNGYLDYGVLRVVAGSDASKVHREVSMLPTVLRGSFAAHRRLRAVVRAQGAVGWVGLRRKRKNKINETDLTGAVGKGHGRYASTY; this is encoded by the exons ATGAGCTCTGAAAACCCCGAGGAAACAACAATCGGCATTGCCGCTCTGGTAGCGGCCGTTGCggccctcctcttcgccgtCGTTCAGACCATTGCTGCGCTCGCCCA GCTTTTGGTTCCACCTTTCCTCTCGCTGTCATGGAATCCGCAATATCGAATGCCGGTGCTCACCATGCCGGGGTTGCGGTCAGAGCCAGTGGTAACCATGGAGAGAGACCCCTCCAACGCCGAGTTCAGGCCTGGGAAGAACTacgacaagaagagaaacGGATATCTCGACTATGGCGTCCTGCGCGTGGTAGCGGGGAGTGATGCGTCCAAGGTTCACAGGGAAGTCAGCATGTTACCGACAGTTCTTCGGGGT TCTTTTGCTGCCCACCGGCGTTTGCGTGCGGTTGTGCGTGCACAGGGTGCTGTGGGATGGGTCGgcctgaggaggaagaggaagaacaaGATAAACGAGACAGATTTGACTGGTGCCGTCGGAAAAGGTCACGGGAGATATGCCTCGACTTACTGA